Proteins from a single region of Rhodovibrio salinarum DSM 9154:
- the der gene encoding ribosome biogenesis GTPase Der: MTLTVAIVGRPNVGKSTLFNRLTGRRSALVDDTPGVTRDRREGEGKLFDLTFRLFDTAGLEDVDDDSLEARMRRQSEIAIEEADVVLMMLDARAGVTATDEIFADKLRRGDKPVLVLANKCEGQAGAAGLAEAFTLGLGDPVAFSAEHGIGLEEVHELLSEVAQTTGHADELAADAEAEDASEEADAGPLRLAIVGRPNAGKSTLVNRLLGEERLLTGPEAGITRDSIAVDWVYKDREIKLVDTAGLRRKARVDQKLEKLAVADALRAVQFAHVVVLVIDAEQGLDKQDLTIANQTIEEGRALVLALNKWDAVGEKEPVRSAVSDRLTRSLPQVKGVPVVPVSGLKGTGMQKLLDQVLRVYDLWNRKFATPDLNQWLSEVEAANPPPSVGGKRCRLKYVSQPKARPPTFVLFCSRPKDLSDSYLRYLENELRHDFDLPAVPVRFHLKKSKNPYA, translated from the coding sequence GTGACCCTGACCGTCGCCATCGTCGGCCGGCCGAACGTCGGCAAGTCGACCTTGTTCAACCGCCTGACCGGCCGGCGCAGCGCGCTGGTCGACGATACCCCGGGCGTGACCCGCGACCGGCGCGAGGGCGAGGGCAAGCTGTTCGACTTGACCTTCCGGCTGTTCGATACCGCCGGGTTGGAGGACGTCGACGACGATAGCCTCGAGGCGCGCATGCGCCGGCAGAGCGAGATCGCGATCGAGGAAGCCGACGTCGTCCTGATGATGCTGGACGCGCGCGCCGGCGTCACCGCCACGGACGAGATCTTCGCCGACAAGCTGCGCCGCGGCGACAAGCCGGTGCTGGTGCTCGCCAACAAGTGCGAGGGGCAGGCGGGGGCGGCCGGTCTGGCGGAGGCGTTCACGCTCGGCCTCGGCGATCCCGTGGCCTTTTCCGCCGAACATGGCATCGGCCTGGAAGAGGTACACGAATTGCTGAGCGAGGTCGCGCAGACGACCGGCCATGCCGATGAGCTCGCAGCCGACGCCGAAGCCGAGGACGCTTCGGAGGAAGCCGATGCGGGGCCGCTGCGCCTCGCCATCGTCGGCCGGCCGAACGCCGGCAAGTCGACGCTGGTCAACCGCCTGCTCGGTGAGGAGCGACTGCTGACCGGGCCGGAAGCCGGGATCACGCGCGATTCGATCGCCGTTGACTGGGTCTACAAGGACCGCGAGATCAAGCTGGTCGATACCGCCGGCCTGCGCCGCAAGGCGCGGGTTGACCAGAAGCTGGAGAAGCTCGCGGTCGCGGATGCGCTGCGGGCGGTGCAGTTCGCCCATGTGGTCGTGCTGGTGATCGACGCCGAACAGGGTCTGGACAAGCAGGACCTGACGATCGCCAACCAGACGATTGAAGAGGGGCGGGCGCTCGTCCTCGCGCTCAACAAGTGGGATGCGGTCGGCGAGAAGGAGCCGGTGCGCAGCGCCGTCTCCGATCGCCTGACCCGCTCGCTGCCGCAGGTCAAGGGCGTCCCCGTCGTCCCCGTCTCGGGGCTCAAGGGGACGGGCATGCAGAAGCTGCTGGATCAGGTGCTGCGGGTCTACGACCTGTGGAATCGCAAGTTCGCGACCCCTGATCTGAACCAGTGGCTGTCCGAGGTTGAGGCCGCCAATCCGCCGCCCAGCGTCGGCGGCAAGCGCTGCCGGCTGAAGTACGTCTCCCAGCCCAAGGCCCGGCCGCCGACCTTCGTGCTGTTCTGCTCGCGTCCGAAGGACCTGTCGGATTCCTACCTGCGCTATCTGGAAAACGAGCTGCGGCACGACTTCGACCTGCCGGCCGTGCCCGTGCGCTTCCACCTGAAAAAGAGCAAGAACCCCTACGCGTAA
- a CDS encoding methyltransferase family protein, whose product MKGEASRLSKLQHARKRALWLVAASFNAAFLASVPAWTAEGPSEQTIEIAGFAVIALAVLGRTWCTLYIGGRKKRTLVTEGPYSLSRNPLYVFSVMGAFGIGATSGSIVMGALLAAAAAAILDIVIRREEAYLTEHFPVAYLEYMRSVPRWLSPDAHWHDAETVEVRPRLLLITLRDASLMLLALPVAEGIEALHRLGYLPVLLHLP is encoded by the coding sequence ATGAAGGGCGAGGCCTCACGACTGTCAAAACTTCAACACGCTCGCAAGCGTGCCCTGTGGCTTGTCGCCGCCAGCTTCAACGCCGCGTTTCTCGCAAGCGTACCGGCCTGGACAGCTGAAGGCCCCAGCGAACAAACGATCGAGATCGCCGGCTTTGCGGTCATCGCGCTCGCTGTCCTCGGACGCACGTGGTGTACCCTCTACATCGGGGGACGCAAGAAGCGCACGCTCGTGACCGAAGGCCCCTACAGCCTGAGCCGCAATCCCCTCTACGTTTTCTCCGTCATGGGGGCATTTGGGATCGGTGCAACCAGCGGCAGCATCGTCATGGGCGCCTTGCTTGCCGCGGCGGCGGCAGCGATTCTGGACATTGTGATCCGCCGTGAAGAGGCATATCTGACCGAACACTTCCCGGTTGCTTACCTCGAATACATGCGCAGCGTGCCACGCTGGCTCTCCCCCGACGCGCACTGGCATGACGCGGAAACCGTCGAGGTTCGGCCGCGCCTCCTGCTCATCACCCTGCGGGACGCCAGCCTGATGCTGCTAGCACTCCCCGTCGCCGAAGGCATCGAGGCGCTGCACCGCCTAGGCTATCTGCCGGTGCTGCTGCACCTGCCGTAA
- a CDS encoding PepSY domain-containing protein, producing MRTRSLLLASALVLASAAGTVALNGIQATHAASSGGAGDTGQSVQQQSRDDTNKLQTGQRTMPMEEVIGKLSRQGYSDIREVERDGPDRYEVDARDAEGRRVELKVDAVTGKVLSREDND from the coding sequence ATGCGTACCCGTTCGCTTCTTCTGGCCAGTGCCCTGGTGCTCGCCAGCGCTGCGGGCACAGTTGCCCTGAACGGCATCCAGGCCACCCACGCCGCCAGCAGCGGCGGCGCTGGGGACACCGGCCAAAGCGTCCAGCAGCAGAGTCGCGATGATACGAACAAGCTCCAGACCGGTCAGCGGACAATGCCGATGGAAGAGGTCATAGGGAAGCTCAGCCGGCAAGGCTACAGCGACATCCGCGAAGTCGAGCGCGATGGCCCGGACCGCTACGAGGTCGACGCCCGCGATGCCGAGGGCCGCCGGGTCGAGCTCAAGGTCGATGCCGTCACCGGCAAGGTCCTGAGCCGCGAGGACAACGACTGA
- a CDS encoding cytochrome b/b6 domain-containing protein: MPTPARIKSFFVWDLPTRAFHWLLVASVTVAYITGGEEDGFEFTLHVGAGYLVAALLIFRIVWGFLGSEHSRFRDFLPTPNAVKTHIQGLLSGKPKHYVGHNPVGGLAIFAMIAVLLATLYTGLFGGGEELHETFANLILIIAIVHVIGVIAETILTGENLVPAMIHGRKKLPEDTDGAQDSQPAGASRVLASLAAVGIAAVAGVTSGATPWPPTEAAFESEEHEQAEAEDHKETGYGEEEEYEAYEDD; this comes from the coding sequence ATGCCGACCCCGGCTCGGATCAAAAGCTTCTTCGTCTGGGACCTACCCACACGGGCCTTTCACTGGCTGCTGGTCGCCTCCGTCACGGTCGCCTACATCACCGGCGGCGAAGAGGACGGCTTCGAGTTTACGCTGCACGTTGGCGCCGGCTACCTGGTCGCTGCACTACTGATCTTCCGCATCGTCTGGGGCTTCCTGGGCAGCGAACACAGCCGCTTCCGCGACTTCCTGCCCACCCCCAATGCCGTGAAGACGCACATCCAGGGTCTGCTGTCGGGCAAACCGAAGCACTACGTCGGCCACAACCCGGTCGGCGGGCTCGCGATTTTCGCCATGATCGCGGTTCTGCTCGCAACCCTCTACACCGGCCTGTTCGGCGGCGGCGAGGAGCTACACGAAACCTTCGCCAACCTGATTCTGATCATCGCGATCGTGCACGTCATCGGCGTGATCGCCGAGACCATCCTGACTGGCGAAAATCTGGTGCCCGCGATGATCCACGGCCGCAAGAAGCTGCCCGAAGACACCGATGGTGCTCAAGACAGCCAGCCAGCCGGCGCCAGCCGCGTCCTTGCCTCGCTCGCTGCGGTCGGGATCGCCGCCGTTGCCGGCGTCACCAGCGGCGCCACGCCCTGGCCCCCGACCGAAGCCGCGTTCGAAAGCGAAGAGCACGAACAGGCGGAGGCCGAGGACCACAAAGAAACCGGCTACGGCGAGGAAGAGGAATACGAGGCGTACGAGGACGACTGA
- a CDS encoding PepSY domain-containing protein, with protein sequence MTRLSPFLLAGLLLLALGVAPHASSDHEQAREAVQRGEILPLEEVLARVRRDFAGEMLAVELEREQHDPFDGQLVYEVKMLSDDGAVTELYYDARTGELLKARGHGLEAHDRDDREHEDGDDDHDSWDWFGD encoded by the coding sequence ATGACCCGTCTGTCACCTTTTCTGCTCGCCGGCCTGCTGTTGCTTGCTCTGGGCGTTGCACCGCACGCCAGCAGCGACCATGAGCAGGCGCGCGAGGCCGTTCAGCGCGGCGAAATCCTGCCGCTGGAGGAGGTCCTCGCGCGCGTACGCCGCGATTTTGCCGGCGAGATGCTGGCGGTCGAGCTGGAGCGGGAGCAACATGATCCGTTCGACGGACAACTGGTCTACGAGGTGAAGATGCTGTCCGACGACGGGGCGGTCACCGAGCTGTACTACGACGCGCGGACGGGGGAGCTGCTGAAGGCGCGCGGTCATGGCTTGGAAGCGCACGACCGCGACGACCGCGAGCATGAGGATGGCGACGACGATCACGACAGCTGGGACTGGTTCGGCGACTGA
- a CDS encoding response regulator produces the protein MRLLVIEDDADLQRQLCAALTDAGYAVDQAFDGEAGEFLGQTESYDAVVLDLGLPKLDGLSVLRSWRESDNHVPVLILTARGAWTERVEGIDAGADDYLSKPFQMAELVARVRALIRRASGHGSAELTCGPVTLDTRANRVTVDGAPVSLTAHEYRVLSYLMHHQGRTVSRMELSEHVYAQDLDRDSNTIEVFVRRLRKKLGQALIKTERGLGYRIEADGEPYRGGAGR, from the coding sequence ATGCGTTTGCTGGTGATCGAGGATGACGCGGATCTGCAGCGCCAGCTATGTGCGGCACTGACCGACGCCGGCTATGCGGTGGATCAGGCCTTTGACGGTGAGGCGGGCGAATTCCTGGGACAGACGGAAAGCTACGACGCCGTCGTGTTGGATCTGGGGCTGCCCAAGTTGGATGGGTTGTCCGTCCTGCGTTCCTGGCGCGAGAGCGACAACCACGTTCCCGTCCTGATCCTGACGGCGCGTGGTGCCTGGACCGAGCGGGTGGAAGGCATCGATGCGGGGGCCGACGACTATCTCTCGAAGCCCTTCCAGATGGCCGAGCTGGTCGCTCGCGTGCGCGCACTGATTCGTCGGGCGAGCGGGCACGGCTCCGCGGAGCTGACGTGCGGACCGGTGACACTGGACACGCGCGCCAACCGTGTGACGGTCGATGGTGCGCCGGTAAGCCTGACCGCGCACGAGTACCGCGTGCTGTCCTACCTGATGCACCACCAGGGGCGCACCGTCTCCCGCATGGAGTTGAGCGAGCACGTCTACGCCCAGGATCTCGATCGTGATAGCAACACGATCGAAGTGTTCGTCCGCCGACTGCGCAAGAAGCTCGGGCAGGCTCTGATCAAAACGGAACGCGGGCTCGGCTACCGGATCGAGGCGGACGGTGAGCCGTACCGCGGCGGGGCTGGGCGGTGA
- a CDS encoding sensor histidine kinase, whose amino-acid sequence MGVRPGSLSFRLLLGAMLWIALALVVTGVVLTRIFAAHIEDQFAQRQEALLNQLAANLEVGPQDSLTLTGSLSPPQFERPYSGTYWQVQASDGEVLLRSRSLWDAALPLPSDTLLNGQVHRHRLTGPGEAALIAYERAVRLPGRDDQLRLVVARDAVVLDTAVQRFARVLTVSLSVLGLGLIAAAGAQIAGGLRPLGRLRRALGEVRAGRAQRLEGTYPAEIQPLVTDLNAVLQRNATVVEQARTQAGNLAHGLKTPLSVLSNEAAVLENTGQAAFAARIAEQTRIMQRQIDYHLARARVAATVDVPGSRADAQAALQRLARTMSKLYAAKQLSVEADGHTVPAFRGDRQDLEEMLGNLVDNACKWAHAQVRLSARPAATEGWLVIAVDDDGPGLPEDQRMAVFDRGRRLDTRVDGSGLGLAIVVELAELYGGTVALGDSDLGGLCATLTLPAAGDA is encoded by the coding sequence GTGGGAGTGCGTCCCGGCTCGCTGTCGTTCCGCTTGCTGCTCGGCGCCATGCTGTGGATCGCGCTCGCCCTGGTCGTCACGGGCGTCGTGCTGACCCGTATTTTCGCAGCGCATATCGAAGACCAGTTCGCCCAGCGGCAGGAAGCGTTGCTGAATCAACTCGCGGCCAATCTGGAGGTCGGTCCGCAGGATAGCCTGACCCTGACTGGAAGCCTCAGCCCGCCACAGTTCGAGCGGCCCTATTCCGGCACCTACTGGCAGGTCCAGGCGAGCGACGGGGAGGTGCTGCTGCGCTCCCGCTCGCTATGGGACGCGGCGCTCCCGTTGCCGTCGGATACGCTGTTGAACGGTCAGGTGCACCGTCATCGCCTCACCGGACCTGGTGAGGCCGCGCTGATCGCATATGAGCGCGCGGTCCGCCTGCCGGGTCGTGACGACCAGCTACGCTTGGTGGTTGCCCGCGACGCGGTGGTGCTGGATACGGCCGTGCAGCGGTTCGCGCGGGTGCTGACGGTGTCGTTGTCGGTACTCGGGCTTGGGTTGATCGCTGCGGCTGGGGCGCAGATCGCTGGCGGCCTGCGCCCGCTCGGCCGCTTGCGCCGAGCGCTGGGCGAGGTGCGCGCGGGGCGGGCACAACGGCTCGAAGGCACCTATCCAGCGGAGATTCAGCCCCTGGTCACGGACCTGAATGCCGTCTTGCAGCGCAACGCGACGGTCGTGGAGCAGGCGCGCACGCAGGCCGGCAATCTGGCCCATGGCCTGAAAACCCCGCTCAGCGTGCTGTCCAATGAAGCCGCGGTCCTGGAAAACACCGGCCAAGCCGCCTTTGCTGCGCGGATCGCCGAGCAGACGCGCATCATGCAGCGCCAGATCGACTATCACCTCGCCCGTGCCCGCGTGGCCGCGACGGTCGACGTGCCGGGGAGTCGGGCGGACGCGCAGGCGGCGCTGCAACGCCTGGCCCGTACGATGTCCAAGCTCTACGCGGCCAAGCAGCTATCGGTTGAGGCTGACGGGCATACCGTACCCGCCTTCCGCGGCGACCGGCAGGACCTGGAAGAGATGCTGGGCAACCTGGTCGACAATGCCTGCAAGTGGGCGCACGCTCAGGTACGCCTGTCCGCCCGGCCCGCGGCGACGGAGGGCTGGCTTGTGATCGCGGTGGACGACGACGGCCCCGGCCTGCCGGAGGACCAGCGCATGGCCGTGTTCGACCGTGGCCGCCGTTTGGACACCCGCGTCGACGGGTCCGGTCTCGGCCTGGCGATCGTTGTCGAGCTGGCGGAGCTTTACGGCGGCACGGTCGCCCTCGGCGACTCCGATCTTGGTGGCCTGTGCGCGACGCTCACGCTGCCGGCGGCTGGGGACGCGTAA
- a CDS encoding SDR family NAD(P)-dependent oxidoreductase: MTEQQGRLQNRIAVVTGASRGIGRAVAERFAAEGATVVAIGRTKGALEELDDAIAATGGPSPVLVPLDLRDFDALDRLGGSLFDRYQKVDILVGNAGALGQLGPMSHIPPDTWQEVMDINVTANFRLIRSLDLLLRQSDAGRAIFTTSGVARTPFAYFGAYAASKAALEHMVKVWAAELNKTNIRANLLDPGVVRTSMRAHAFPGEDPNQHPEPAAITERFVELAEPACTHHGEVVHV, from the coding sequence ATGACCGAACAGCAGGGCCGCCTGCAGAACCGCATCGCCGTTGTCACTGGCGCCTCCCGCGGGATCGGCCGCGCGGTCGCGGAGCGGTTCGCCGCCGAGGGCGCGACCGTCGTCGCGATTGGGCGCACCAAGGGCGCGCTGGAAGAACTGGACGACGCGATCGCTGCGACCGGCGGTCCATCGCCGGTCCTGGTGCCGCTCGACCTGCGCGACTTCGACGCGCTGGACCGGCTGGGCGGCTCGCTGTTCGACCGCTACCAAAAGGTCGACATCCTGGTCGGCAACGCCGGCGCGCTCGGCCAGCTGGGCCCGATGAGCCACATCCCGCCGGATACCTGGCAGGAGGTGATGGACATCAACGTGACCGCGAACTTCCGCCTGATCCGCAGCCTGGATCTGCTGCTGCGCCAATCGGATGCCGGCCGGGCGATCTTCACCACCAGCGGTGTCGCCCGCACGCCGTTCGCCTACTTCGGCGCCTACGCCGCCTCCAAGGCCGCGCTGGAGCATATGGTCAAGGTCTGGGCGGCAGAACTGAACAAGACCAACATCCGGGCCAACCTGCTAGACCCAGGCGTGGTCCGCACCAGCATGCGCGCCCATGCCTTCCCCGGCGAGGACCCAAACCAGCATCCCGAACCGGCCGCAATCACCGAACGCTTCGTCGAGCTGGCCGAACCGGCGTGCACGCACCACGGCGAGGTGGTGCACGTCTGA
- a CDS encoding DUF2937 family protein — protein sequence MFARLANGLFAAAGAASAAQFPAFYQQYLQHLSGRLAQARDDLAPVIQDAQARGLSVSDYLDRAATEGGELTGTLVAGYRSTYQAFERLQAAHQALTDAGPLDRPLALARHLDMQIVEGTLHGFAPALPLTVEGGGYALAGLLLGLLAVWTLERPALAVRRRRHVRRLRRQTADAASRIAPLGPAEGTRREPRLLPARTPAAESALDPGQAAPAQHTTHTPRDASAKTPTLNARQEKTRT from the coding sequence GTGTTCGCACGGCTCGCCAACGGTCTGTTCGCGGCCGCCGGGGCCGCCAGCGCGGCGCAGTTCCCGGCCTTTTACCAACAGTACTTGCAGCACCTCTCCGGCCGGCTTGCGCAGGCGCGCGACGACCTCGCCCCGGTAATCCAGGACGCGCAGGCGCGCGGTCTTTCCGTCAGCGACTATCTGGACCGCGCGGCGACCGAAGGCGGCGAGTTGACCGGCACGCTGGTGGCGGGCTATCGCTCCACCTATCAGGCGTTCGAACGGTTGCAGGCCGCGCATCAGGCGCTGACCGACGCGGGCCCGCTGGACCGTCCGCTCGCGCTTGCCCGCCATCTCGACATGCAGATCGTCGAGGGCACGCTCCACGGCTTCGCCCCGGCCCTGCCGTTGACGGTGGAGGGCGGCGGCTACGCGCTGGCGGGACTGCTGCTCGGGCTGCTCGCGGTGTGGACGTTGGAGCGTCCGGCGCTTGCGGTGCGCCGGCGCCGACATGTCCGCCGGCTGCGCCGGCAAACCGCCGACGCAGCGAGCAGAATAGCGCCGCTCGGCCCCGCCGAAGGCACGCGGCGCGAGCCCCGCTTGCTGCCCGCGCGCACGCCTGCGGCGGAAAGCGCCCTGGACCCCGGACAGGCCGCTCCGGCACAACACACGACACACACACCGCGCGACGCGTCGGCCAAGACGCCCACGCTCAACGCGAGGCAGGAGAAGACCCGGACATGA
- the purF gene encoding amidophosphoribosyltransferase — MITTNPFDDDKLHEECGVFGIFNNADAAKHTALGLHALQHRGQEAAGIVSYDDTQFNAYRDAGHVGDIFSSPERMRRLEGHCAIGHNRYSTSGDTVIRNVQPLFAEMDFGGFAVAHNGNLTNARKLRRELVRRGSLFQSTTDTEVVIHLMATAPAHTVIERLIHALKQIEGAYSFTALTDSELIGVRDPLGVRPLVLGTLGDSYILASETCALDIIGADFVRDIEPGEMVVIDKEGLRSLRPFPRQRQRMCVFEYIYFSRPDSQIEGTSVYEARKRIGAELAREKETHADLVVPVPDSGVPAAIGYSNQANIPFELGIVRNHYVGRTFIEPTDSIRHLGVKLKHNANSALLRGKRVVLVDDSIVRGTTSAKIVNMVRQAGAAEVHMRIAAPPTRHPCFYGIDTPDESELLAARFDVDGMAEEIGCDTLAFISDDGLYRAMGYPKRNALQPQFCDACFTGEYPIRLTDQVEGESRQRQLNLLAEG, encoded by the coding sequence ATGATCACGACCAACCCGTTCGACGACGACAAACTCCATGAGGAGTGCGGCGTCTTCGGCATCTTCAACAATGCAGACGCCGCGAAGCACACCGCGCTCGGCCTGCACGCCCTGCAGCACCGCGGACAGGAAGCCGCCGGCATCGTCAGCTACGACGACACGCAGTTCAACGCCTACCGTGACGCCGGTCACGTCGGCGACATCTTCTCCAGCCCGGAGCGGATGCGCCGGCTGGAAGGCCACTGCGCGATCGGCCATAACCGCTATTCGACCAGCGGCGACACGGTGATCCGCAACGTCCAGCCCCTGTTCGCGGAGATGGACTTCGGCGGTTTCGCGGTCGCGCACAACGGCAACCTGACCAACGCCCGCAAGCTGCGCCGGGAACTGGTGCGCCGCGGCTCGCTGTTCCAGTCGACCACCGACACCGAGGTGGTGATCCATCTGATGGCGACCGCCCCGGCGCACACCGTGATCGAGCGGCTGATCCACGCGCTTAAGCAGATCGAGGGCGCCTACTCCTTCACCGCGTTGACCGACAGCGAGCTGATCGGCGTACGCGATCCCCTCGGGGTGCGGCCGTTGGTACTGGGCACGCTGGGCGACAGTTACATCCTCGCCTCGGAGACCTGCGCGCTCGACATCATCGGCGCGGATTTCGTGCGCGACATCGAGCCGGGCGAAATGGTGGTGATCGACAAGGAAGGGCTGCGCTCGCTACGCCCCTTCCCGCGCCAGCGCCAACGGATGTGCGTATTCGAGTACATCTACTTTTCCCGCCCCGACTCCCAGATTGAGGGCACCAGCGTCTACGAAGCGCGCAAGCGCATCGGCGCCGAGCTGGCCCGCGAAAAGGAGACCCACGCCGACCTCGTGGTGCCGGTGCCGGACTCCGGCGTGCCAGCGGCGATCGGCTATTCCAATCAGGCGAATATCCCCTTCGAGCTCGGCATCGTGCGGAACCACTACGTCGGGCGCACCTTCATCGAGCCGACCGATTCGATCCGCCACCTGGGCGTGAAGCTCAAACACAACGCCAACAGCGCGCTACTGCGCGGCAAGCGGGTCGTGCTGGTCGACGATTCGATCGTTCGCGGCACCACCAGCGCCAAGATCGTGAACATGGTCCGCCAGGCCGGCGCGGCGGAGGTGCACATGCGCATCGCCGCGCCGCCGACCCGGCATCCCTGCTTCTACGGCATCGACACACCGGACGAGTCGGAACTATTGGCTGCGCGCTTCGACGTCGACGGGATGGCCGAGGAGATCGGCTGCGACACCCTGGCGTTCATCTCCGACGACGGGCTGTACCGCGCCATGGGCTATCCCAAGCGCAACGCGCTGCAGCCGCAATTCTGTGACGCTTGCTTCACGGGCGAATACCCGATCCGCCTGACCGACCAGGTTGAAGGCGAAAGCCGCCAGCGCCAACTGAACTTGCTCGCGGAGGGCTGA
- a CDS encoding CvpA family protein — protein sequence MADLPINFIDIAVLTVLLLSGALAFMRGCVHEVLSVGAWVGAGLATLYGFETAQPFARDIIAIDLLADIVAGVVIFVVTLVVLSIISRVFSNRVRESSLGALDRSLGLVFGLVRGVLLVAVAWMLMTWALPNPNERPSYLQEAKSARLVAATASALESALPESLRHQGSSAAGQAQQGAKDAQDLKDAYDVLSRPKTEAQDPKREPGYNEEQRQDLDRLFENQASENGSGEQ from the coding sequence ATGGCCGACTTGCCGATCAACTTCATCGATATCGCGGTGCTCACGGTGCTGCTGCTCTCCGGCGCGCTCGCGTTCATGCGCGGATGCGTGCACGAGGTGCTCTCGGTCGGCGCCTGGGTCGGCGCGGGCCTGGCGACGCTGTACGGCTTCGAAACGGCTCAGCCATTCGCCCGGGATATCATCGCGATCGACCTGCTGGCCGACATCGTCGCCGGCGTGGTGATTTTCGTGGTCACGCTCGTCGTGCTGTCGATCATTTCCCGGGTCTTCTCCAACCGGGTACGGGAAAGCTCGCTGGGCGCCCTCGACCGCTCGCTTGGCCTGGTGTTCGGCCTGGTGCGCGGCGTGCTGCTGGTCGCGGTCGCCTGGATGCTGATGACCTGGGCCCTTCCCAATCCGAACGAACGGCCCAGCTACCTGCAGGAGGCGAAGAGCGCGCGCCTGGTCGCGGCGACGGCCTCGGCTCTGGAAAGCGCCCTGCCCGAATCCCTGCGCCATCAGGGAAGCTCGGCGGCCGGCCAGGCCCAGCAGGGTGCCAAGGATGCGCAGGACCTTAAGGACGCTTACGACGTACTCAGTCGGCCCAAGACGGAAGCGCAAGACCCGAAACGCGAACCGGGCTATAACGAGGAGCAGCGGCAGGACTTGGACCGTCTATTCGAAAACCAAGCGTCCGAAAACGGGAGCGGCGAGCAATGA
- the radA gene encoding DNA repair protein RadA produces the protein MAKPKSQFVCQSCGSVHAKWQGRCDGCGEWNTLAEEEIAQAAPGGLSAKRGKRGRGLEFVDLAGQADREPRRVSGIAEFDRVCGGGLVEASAVLVGGDPGIGKSTLALQAAAALSMREGTSCAYISGEEAIDQVRLRARRLGLANSQVQLAAATNVRDIAAALDSADAPDVVVVDSIQTMYVDNLESAPGTVGQVRAASQELIRLAKARGFTLLLVGHVTKEGLIAGPKVLEHMVDTVLYFEGERGHQFRILRAVKNRYGATDEIGVFEMTDGGLVEVANPSALFLAERNGQVSGASVFAGMEGTRPVLVEIQALVSASPLATPRRAVVGWDGNRLSMVLAVLEARCGLLLAGKDIYLNVAGGLRVGEPAADLAVAAALVSAAYDRPVPEDTVIFGEIGLSGEIRAVGQSEQRLKEAAKLGFERAWTPPRRGGKAKAPPGPDGLGLEELSHLEELVARFADGGRA, from the coding sequence ATGGCCAAGCCGAAGTCCCAGTTCGTCTGCCAGTCCTGCGGCAGCGTGCATGCCAAGTGGCAAGGGCGCTGCGATGGCTGCGGAGAATGGAACACGCTCGCCGAGGAAGAGATCGCCCAGGCCGCGCCTGGCGGGCTGTCCGCCAAACGGGGCAAACGCGGGCGGGGGCTGGAGTTCGTCGACCTCGCCGGTCAGGCCGACCGGGAACCGCGCCGGGTCTCCGGGATCGCCGAGTTCGACCGGGTGTGCGGCGGCGGACTGGTCGAAGCCTCCGCCGTGCTGGTCGGGGGCGACCCCGGCATCGGCAAGTCCACCCTGGCCCTGCAGGCCGCCGCGGCGCTGTCGATGCGCGAGGGCACGAGCTGCGCCTACATCTCCGGCGAGGAGGCGATCGATCAGGTGCGCCTGCGGGCCCGTCGCCTGGGCCTGGCGAACAGTCAGGTACAGCTGGCCGCCGCCACCAACGTCCGCGACATCGCCGCCGCGCTGGATAGCGCCGACGCCCCGGACGTCGTCGTGGTCGACTCGATCCAGACGATGTACGTCGACAACCTGGAAAGCGCGCCCGGCACGGTCGGCCAGGTCCGCGCCGCCTCGCAGGAATTGATCCGGTTGGCCAAGGCGCGCGGTTTCACGCTGCTACTGGTCGGCCACGTGACCAAAGAGGGGCTGATCGCGGGCCCGAAGGTGCTGGAGCACATGGTCGACACCGTCCTCTACTTCGAGGGGGAGCGCGGCCATCAGTTCCGCATCCTGCGCGCGGTCAAGAACCGCTACGGCGCGACCGACGAGATCGGTGTGTTCGAGATGACCGACGGCGGACTGGTGGAGGTCGCCAACCCCTCTGCCCTGTTTCTGGCGGAACGCAACGGCCAGGTCTCCGGCGCCAGCGTGTTCGCTGGGATGGAGGGCACGCGCCCCGTGCTGGTCGAGATCCAGGCGCTGGTGTCCGCCTCGCCGCTCGCGACGCCGCGCCGGGCCGTCGTCGGCTGGGACGGCAACCGCCTGTCGATGGTGCTGGCGGTCCTGGAAGCGCGCTGTGGGCTTTTACTGGCCGGTAAGGATATCTACCTAAACGTCGCGGGCGGTTTGCGGGTGGGTGAGCCGGCTGCCGACCTCGCGGTCGCCGCTGCCCTCGTCTCCGCCGCCTACGACCGGCCTGTGCCGGAGGATACAGTGATCTTTGGCGAGATCGGATTGTCAGGCGAGATCCGCGCGGTTGGCCAAAGCGAGCAGCGCCTGAAGGAAGCCGCCAAACTCGGTTTCGAGCGCGCCTGGACGCCGCCGCGCAGAGGCGGTAAAGCCAAGGCACCGCCCGGACCGGATGGACTCGGCCTGGAGGAGCTGAGCCACCTGGAGGAGTTGGTTGCGCGCTTCGCCGACGGCGGCCGCGCCTGA